The sequence CGACGTGGCATCACCCTTCGGCGGCTTCAAGCAGTCTGGCTTCGGCAAGGACCTCGGTGAGCCTcgaacccccaaaccccaccccaccccacaccttTTACAGACATGGTCCTGCTTCGGCAAGGACCTCAGTGAGCTCCAAATccccaaccccaaaccccaccttttACAGACATGGTCCTGCTTCGGCAAGGACCTCAGTGAGCCCCAAATCCCCAACCCCGAGTATAGATGCAACATCTTTAAAGCAAGTTAACTATGCTAAGGAAGAATCAAACAAAAATCCTGAATACATACAAAGAATctagaaaaatcataataaCCTGAATGAATACAAAACACTTTGTGTGAGGGAATGGGAGGGGAGCGGAGGTCGGCCTTCAGTCTGGGTTGGGTGACGGCCAATGCATTTCCATCCACTAGGGTGCAGTACACACCAGCACCGACAGGGAAAAGCAACCGGTTACTCCCAGCAACAAAAAACCCTGCTCTGGTTTAATATCAGATTTCAGTATCAACcctatatatataaatatatatatatatatatatatatatatatatatatatatatatataaatatggaTACTTATCCTATTATCACAGGGACACGTTTTAGAATGACAATATTATATTCCTAGCTTTTAAAACTTTGTCTTCAGCAACAGCCATTTCCACCTTCCCCTTTGCCTCAAACTCCCATAATTCACTGCAGCCTGATGTCCCAGAGACATGGCTCTAAAGCTTGGGAAGTGTAGTGCAGTGCCAAACTTTCTCTTCCGCCCCTTGCAGGAGAGGAAGCTCTTCACGAATACCTCAGGACCAAGGCCGTGACTGTGGAGTACTGAGAGCAGATCCGTCGGACTCGTTAATCGATATCTCCCGCCGGAGTGATCGCCGTCAATCAAACATTCAAAATCAGTGTTCACCCCCCTAGCCCTGCACCCACCCGacacccctgccccctccaccccaccccaccccaccggCTTTGCTCAAAGCAAGCTTGCTGAAAGATCTCCAAAGAGAGAAGGACTCTTCTGCTGCAACCTCTTGCACGGCTGCACCCACGTGCCTGCAGTTCATATGCGTAAGggaacacagccacaacactgcagACTGGAGGACCAAACCCAGGAGCGGATCTCCAATCACCAGGACCGGACTCAAGCCACAGACGTCAGAACCAAATATTGCCGGTACCATACAGCAGTGCAACTTGAAGAGGTCAATCACGAGGAAAACCTGTGTCGCATAAAGTTTGAAAAGGTTGACTGCACAAAAGCCATTTCcacatataaatgtaaaaagtatatttttacagccatttttaatttagaaacacaaataagattatatttatttgaactAAAGAGAGTAGGTTTACTTTGATATCTCTTCTTGCTAAACGTAATCCAGTAGGATTGAAGTCCTTGTCCAAATTAGCATGGCGTTCCAGGCTGCTTGGAACTGGACAACATATCAAAGTTAGTTTCGatataaatactttattttaagagcccttttgtatgtgtgagttgtACATTGTATTTGATATTGCTGTTTGGAAATGTCCATAGCAAACATTTAAAGAAGAAACAGACGTGTAATTTTGGGTTAGAAATCCTTCTGCATCCAAAATTTCACACCAGGACTCAGAAACTCTCATACACTACACAGTGAAGTATTCCGTCTTATCTGAATTTTACATGTCGTATTCTGAAATATAGATTTTCCCAAAAGCAGATAAAAAATGTTAACgtgcaaattaaataaataaaaaatagtataGGCGGTCTAGACACCCAGCATGCACAGCTTTGGACAAACAGGAAATGTGTCAATTCTTGTCTCCCAGTCTCATAAAATGCTGGTTATTTCAGCATCAGCCTAATGCAGGACTGTATGCTGATACAAGaggacatttattttcatcaataataatacaagCCTGGTTGAAATAAAGCTGATAAGTGCCAATCTCtcttatctgttttttttttttgccatcttAGCTAGTTCCTTCTTCCAACATCTGTGCATCATGCAAACATTAGCCTTCAGTTAATGaatcaaaaattcccaaaatgaaaaaagaaaactttaatATTCACATTTGAAATTCAATTGAAAAATACAGGTTGTGTACGGCTTCTCTCAATACTTACAAACATAGCAGAggcaaatgtataaatgtataacatGTCGAGGCTCATTTCAAGACAGGATTCATAACTTTACTTCAGGTCCTCAGggtttatttcttgtttgactagaagtaataataataattctaattGTTGGGCGGAGTGATTTGTGAAAAGAACACTACAGGTTCAAATCCAAGGTCACGCGTTCCAACAGATTTCAAAACAGATCGATATTAAACATGGGAAACATCGGGTAAGGTTGTCCGCCAAGAAAATGAGACCTATTACAACTACATTGAGCCTCTCAGCATCAGCTAAACACCTTTTCAACCTTATTTTGAAAAAGACGACCCCCTCATAcaacaataattctgaaaatagAAGTAGATTTACTCATTTTACTCAAATCTCATTTTTGTGAACGAACATAGGATAACATTACCTCACCTAATTTCAGAAGACTTCCTTTCCTTTCACTCTATCGTGATCTTGTCCGATTTACGGTGACACTGCAGtatgaaataaaacacattcgTAAACCTGTGACTTACAGTAGGGTGGATAGAAACCGAACTGCAACACGTGCTGCAGGGTGAGCCTGAACAGGACCAGGAGAGCCACAGGATTTAGTCTGAATTCCTTCGTAAAACTAGAAGCGTTTAAAGCGGTTGCTGAGTTGCGGCAAAAAGCAGGGTGTGGGAGGGGCTTGGCCCTTTAaagggaggagcagagagggagggaggatccTGTCGACCCTTAAACTCGGCGGACCATATAGCTACATTCGGTCAAAAATATTacgtttttatttcagtccagaACACTTCATTTTGCTTTCCGATTGACCTTTTGAAGATTTCCTGTCCTGCGTCACCATTTTCAGACTAGCAGGGTGAGTTCACGTACCAACcaggataaaaaagaaaaaaggagaaaaaaaaaatggcggAATCCTCAAAACTTTCCTCTTAACGAGCCAGAACAGCTGCCATGGTAACCCGGGAAGTCCTCGGGAACCGAAAGACGCCCCTGGTTGCTATGGCAACGAGCAGGCGGCTTGAGAACGGAACACGAGTAACTCGCGGACGGGACTGACTCGGTGAGCCTTCTCTGCAGCTacaacataaacaaacataagcaacatttattttctacaAGCTCACACTGACGCCCGCCAAAAGCTTGACTTTAGTGCGCCGGGTCAGGCCGCAGCCTTCCACAACGCAGGCTTTCTGAGGTAATGGAAGACAGTGCAACAGATGGCAGCAGTGTCGTGCGTTTGGCTAACAAGACTCGCCCAGTATGCGAGTGCGGGCTAGTTTGGGGAGTTGGACAGGGATTGAGATCCTTGGACGCAAACATCAGCCGCCAGACGAGCCTCCTCAGTTCTCTCGAGGCAGAGTGCGTGCGTACGGGAGAAGCTCACACCAAGCAGCACAGCCCCCTCTTCGCCAACCCAAGGGTCACGCCCCACCCCTGctgcacccccacccctgctGCACTCAAAGTGAACTGTGATGTGTGGACATGAGCCCTACGCTTGCAGGCTAAGAATCTTCCAGAACCTCGATATTgggcttcctcttcctcccgtcCCCTGGAAGTTTGAGGGCGGCCTCCGCGACGTTGCCTTCCTCGTCGGGGTCCGAGTCGGAGCTGCTGTCGCTCGACGTCTCCGCGTCCGTGTCGGAGTCCCGCAGCTCCACCAGGGCCACGTCCTATCACAAGCCGGACACAAGGACAACCCTTCAAGTTTGGTAAAATGGTAGCTCTATGACTGTACTCACACAATGTCTACGTTCACACCATGCCAATGCCATATGACTGTGGTGACACTATCAGTGCGCTAGCACCATGACTTGGCCAACAAGAGTACTGTGCTAATACAGTAACTCTACTAAAGgtatgatggtaaatggttgagatttatatcgcgcctttatccaaagcgctgtacaattgatgctcacacaccaacagcgattgtctgccatggaaggcaccaaccagctcgtcgggagcaattgggggttaggttacACTTCGACCGACCCAtagcgggatcgaaccggcaaccctcgactgccagacgactgcctgagccaacgtcGATTGGTCAAACACACGCAGGGCGCAGTAATAACCTGGCTCACCATTTCAATGACTTTCTCTGCCTCGCCGACGCACTCGATGTCGAAGCGACCGGCGGGGGAGGACTCCAGCTCCTCTGTCAGCTGCTGGTTGGCCCGCGCCATCTGCGGCAGGAAGGTCTGCAGTCGGTCCAGCACTGCCGcgcgcaaacacacaggcacgtcAATCCCAGAGGCCACGCACTCTGTACGTTCAAACACATTGGTAACCCAAAAATTCGCCACACAACTTGAATGTTATTCAACAGGACAATAACAGACTCATTTGgcatgtttttaaaattgtCCGTTTCGTGAAACTCGGATCTTCTCTGTGTCGACGCGCTATGAACACTCCTGTTTGAATAACATGAGAAAAggctttaaaatgtaaaaacattctaATTCATTTTCGCACCGAGGTGGTCACCGGTAGATATAATGCCCTGTGATATACATTTCAGAGAAGCTCAGAGTGACTCACCGCTGCTTCGAGGTACTTTCGTGGTCTGAACAGAGCCACCGGTCTTTGAAGCTTTGGACTTCAGGAGAAGCTTCCCGTGGATACCTAATGttaccaacaacaacaaaaaagataaGCAAAGTGACGCAGATATAACCAGTTAGTTAGCTACAATATTGACATACAGAAATGCAAAACAAGCAGTGCGTTTGTTGGTTTTCCGACATATTCGTTCACGTTAGTTATCTAAAGAGTTTGCCTGGCTATGCTAACCTTAGCAAGGTACTGCGGTCTGAATTTTCGCAATTTTGGAAAGACATAAACAGACGAGAAACATCGGGCTTGTCGAACAATAAGGGGAACGGAAATAGCCCATTAACTGTTAAATAAATACCGTACCTTCCCCGTTACCACAAGAAAGTAATTCCTGTGAAGTGGTCTTCTGATTTTGCTCGCGCTCCATGCTGCTCGCGTTGCAGGTTTTCGGCACGAGCAGCTGCAATAGCAACATCCGGGTCAAAGTTTAGAGAGCAACCAATAATGACCGCTCGACGCGAAATTCTGTGGTTGTAGTCTGGACGTAGTTTGCACAATAAATCTCATTTTAGCGATTTCAAAGAGAAAAATGCATGGGGGTTTCAGGAAAGATGTTTCCAAATGTTGTCCCGGCTCCACATTTACGATTTCAAATTTATGGCACTGGGCTATATACAGACCTCAGTTGAAAAAATAGGCCACGCACTTCAGTCGCGAACGCACATAGTGCTGGTATTTTTCTTCAGAATCTTTAAGAAGAATGTACATGTGTATAACAAATCACGTAAATGTTCACGGTTTAAAATGAGTTATTTATCATTGGTATTACATGCGACATGACCTCAGTGCTGAGATATGATTTGTTTGATCGACCAAGTGTCGTCATGTTCCAAATGCCCTCATAGGCCACAAAGCAGTCCAAATAACCTTGAATGGCTACGTGTAACTGGTTTTGTATACTTTTTACCAATCGTGGGCCAAAGATAAGGAGTACATTATGGGGCAGAAAGAGATCAGGCCTTGTCCTAGACTACATTCATTGAAACAAAATTCATACGAAACTCAATTTATTCTGGGACTGACTGAAGTCAATCTGTTTCTGTGAAACCAGCTCCAAACGTGGGAGCTCCTTCACACTCTTTCTGCACTGATCAGAAACAGattgtaattaattatttaattaataaatgcCGGTAAATGAACAGTAAGCAACTTGGTTCTGGTTGCTTCCAAACTTCAAAAATCCCACCGGGAGAGGAGAGTCGGCCATACATTTTTGTCCCacccccttttcttttcttttttttcttttttccccgtTCTGCCTGCGGCCCTCATAAGTCTTCGGTACTGTTCTGTGCGCACGCGCAAAAGACGAGGGACTGGCATTGTGTATTCGTGTGGCAGTCCTCTAGTCTGTCGCGACATACTGTCAAGAACGGAGAAGTCCGGCATCACACAAGAAAGCATCCAATTGGGGAAATCGCAATCGATAAGTAAATCTCAAAGTATTTTCCACAGTCGAAACGAAGATTGATTGGTGCTCAAGCTTCATCTAggtaagatttttttctcaagttCTCTACTTGTTATTCGTTGGAGGATTCTAGTATTCTAGCTAATCGTAACGCGAGACAGTTATTAATTTCATGAGGAGTATTGTTGGAGAATATACGCATTATCCTCCAGTGGATTTATTGCAGATGTGACTCTCACCTAGATTATAAAGCTAGCTTGATTATTGCGGATCGCTGGCCAGCCAGCTCGCCATTAAAGATGTAATTTGCTAACGCGGCGCGAGCTACCCAGAGACTGAAGAAAAAAGGAGCTACCAATGCAGTTTGTCGCAGAGAATGTTGAAATTCGGCTCTTTTCCGCCTGGTGTTCGAACTCTAATGTGCCAGACATGTTTTTCTGACTCGCAGCACCGAAACCGTTATATCAGTGATCTGTATGAACGCAAGCTAGTGAGCGGTTATACAACACTAACGCATCTGACGAGGTAGTTCGCTGACCAGGAGCTTGTTTTTATCATGTAATTTCGACAGGATCCCAGTGACGTTAGATTGCTCAATAAATTGGTCTCAGTACTACATGTACTCCGTCATTTGTACGGTATTCCCCGTATTTCGCACCTTTACTTCTGTATCTAAGTAAAGTTCGATGGAGGCTGTAAGTGTCGTAGACTTCGATTTTTCCTCTGCTGTGTGGTTTTACtgagcagccccccccccccccccccccccaaacacacggAACTCCTCCTCTTGTTACAGTGGTTTGACATCAGTGCAAATACCGAAATGAAATACTGTCACTGAATGTTTGGTATTGTGAATAGCAGGAAGCTCAATGCTGcagtgtgtacgtgcgtgcgtgtttgcatACGCTCACAGGGCGGTCAGTGTGCAAACTATCCGTGTTCCTCTTTCAGGTTCCTGCTGTTCAGGCAGGCTGGTACAGGAACACGTGAGCAGCGACACGGGCCTGAGATTGTGTCCCCGGACCTCGCCATgcccgcctccccctctccctgggcTCCGGCGCGCATCGGGAGATGAGAGCGCGTCGCCACCCCGCGCAACATGAGCGTCCACTCCATAGGGGGCGCCATCGTGAACTCTCTGGGCAC is a genomic window of Conger conger chromosome 19, fConCon1.1, whole genome shotgun sequence containing:
- the nopchap1 gene encoding uncharacterized protein C12orf45 homolog: MLLLQLLVPKTCNASSMEREQNQKTTSQELLSCGNGEGIHGKLLLKSKASKTGGSVQTTKVPRSSVLDRLQTFLPQMARANQQLTEELESSPAGRFDIECVGEAEKVIEMDVALVELRDSDTDAETSSDSSSDSDPDEEGNVAEAALKLPGDGRKRKPNIEVLEDS